Below is a genomic region from Silurus meridionalis isolate SWU-2019-XX chromosome 1, ASM1480568v1, whole genome shotgun sequence.
TAAAAGTCTAGGAACCGTAAGAGTTCGAAGTGTATTTAATGATTTACACGTTTCTTTGTAATCTACACGTTATCCTCTcttggtgaaatatttttcGAACAATACTAAATCAGTCCTGGCGTGTGACATTATCCTTTATTATCTGAAATCATACTTGAATGAAATGATATTTGTTTGTAGTCAGTCAATTGTGTTATTGATTTCTTGTGCAATTTCTGTCCTGCTTAAACACTTCAGCttcatttaaactgtaattTATATCAACAGTCTGTTCAAATGGCTTAAGACCACAATTTGCAGTTCAGCATTTAAGCGTCAATCACTTTAACATGATAAAACTGtattgaatggacatttggtgtcacccagatgagaaatTGTTCcattttgaatctggttcctctcaaggtttcttcctcataccatctcagggagtttttccttgccactttCCCACTGGTTCGCTCATTAAGGTTAAACCTAGGGGcactaacatataaattcatattataCAACCTATTTATCTCTTTCGGTGATGCAGACTGATCCAAACAAGGACTGCCAGACTCCAGTGTTCTCCTGACAAACACaaaaactctatacacacccTCCCAGATCCATACTGGACTTTTTTACAACTACAACACCCGTGCAATGTTTCTCTGGACAATCACTGCGATGACATAATGTCACTTTCTGACATGTAATCAATTTAGTATTCGTTTTTGTCCTGTTAGGTTCATTTAAATGTACTGTTTGCCCTAAACCAGAAATAAATCCCTTGGATGCTCAGGCAATAGATCTGATTCCAATTATAACATAGGCAATGCTACTAATGCAGCATACAAGTTATTCTTGagaaaataacaaacacaaaatgaaagCAGTTAAAATCTCAAATATTCATTGATAGAATTTAAGAATATGTTTGTCCTCATTTTGTCTTCACTAAACGTTTTATCCTTCTCAGGGTTGGTGTGATGTCCCTCCCAGCAACACATAGGACATGAGAAATATACTGTGTGGACACTTTGACATGTACTTTAACCACTTCATTTAGGACTTATAactactgtacattttatacacacatactaccATACTTGCATATTACACATTTAACAGTTGAACCTGCTAGTGAGTAATATTTTCCATACTGTTCATTCTGCACAGAACGTTCCCTTATTCAgtgtatattgtacattttttatgtaagtTTTGTGAAGTGTACTACATCAACTATACTTCATATGTTTGGCATGTTTTTGTGAGTTGGGATAAAACcaaagaaacacacagacacagggaacacatttaaaacatacaaaaagacATAGCATAGGCCCAAACCCGGGACAAAACATAATTACTGATCTTTTTTCCAAGAAACCTTATTGCTCATTATTACAGATGCTTTGATAAATCTGCCACTGAACAATATTATGTGTTATGAGGGCATTTtcccaaaaaatatttaaaacattgttGTTTTAGATCAGGCTATTTCAAGTTTTAAAATACATGTATTGTATTTTCCCAGAATATTAATGCATGCATGTAtggttattattttgtatttttttatatatatatttgttattactttttatattacgtgtctatataaaaataaaaatcagatgCTTTATTTGAATTAGAAGTGTGTAAAATATTGCTATACATCGTTCCTTCATTTCTGGATTCTGTTTACAGTCTGGGGACTGAAAAAGAGTTTTACACACAGCCAGAACACAGCTGCTTTTCCTTAAAGGACAACTTAGATGCATTTTGCTCCATGATTTTGGGTCCATTTCAAGTTTTAAAATAGGAAAAGGGTCAGTTTTAAGGGCAGGCAAGGTCTTTTAATCAGTTTGTAGCAATTGCAATTGACCTTAAATGCAGCAGAAGGCGTTAGAAATTACAAATTGGTAgtcgtaaaaaaaataataaaaaaactaccatgtaattgattaaaaaaaaaacgttgtaTTTGCTACTTTAAATGTAACATGAGGTAAGTGAGAATTAACATAAATCTATGCTGATTCATAATTTCACAACAGATAAACCTGAACCATCAACTGTTTGAGGAGGATAGAAATAAGAATGATGCGAATAAAAGGTCAGAATTTAAACATGAATTTTTACTGCTATATGCACtaataatgaattttatttaaaaaaaaatacaaatggaaATCATTTCCTCTTCGACTTGTGACTTTTCTTCGATCGACTGcatagaaaaggaaaaaaaaaccaagttaAACATAAAATGGAAGGTACACAATCTGAAACAAATTGCTTCACACAAATGTATCTTACTGTGAAAGGTACTGTTTTTACCTCTCAGGTGATTTTGAGTGACTGCGGTGCCTATGGCTTCTGTGATGACCTGCCGTACCAGAGAGAATCCAGTCGATCAGACTTTCTTTACTTCATGAAATTGAGTTTACACAACAACGCTCTATACAAGAAGTAGCATCTTCATATAAATGATTAAGATGGTGGTGTAAATTAAACAGAAGGCAAATAATTAGAACTTTGAATTTAAATACTACAAAACAACCTTCTCCATTTTGAATAAATTTTGCTAAAATAAAGCTCTAAAAAGTCTCTAAAGCAGACTGTACTGAGATTTAGTGTACCTGGAGATTTTGAGCGATGCCTCCTTTCTCTGGATCGGCTACGGTGTCTGCGTGGACTCTTACTGCGATGGCGATCACGATCTCGTTCTCGTTCACGTTCACGCTCACGCCTGGGAGACGGACTACAGGAGAAGGAAGACAAAGTCTAATGTTAAACATGCCCATGTCTCTCTATAGGCTCGGTGGATAATCTCAGCCAAAGCATCTATAATCATAAAGATGGAACTCGTTACAGGACTAGTGTCCACAATTTACTTACAAATCACTGAAGCACACTTAGTGCTGCTGGTCTTTCTACACTTGCAAACACGGACTTCTAAATGACCCCATGTATCAGTCCATGTATAAGACAAAAGGTTCCCATTGAGTTTTCCCCCCCCCCAACTTATTTATCTACTTATTACCTTCCCATTTACAATAACACTAATCAATAATTAAAGTCATTCAGATGATGAAATATCCATATCAAATCATATCAAATGCAGacactgtaattaaaataagcCGTAAAACCAAAAACTGTAAAACCGTAAACTGGCTTTTACAGCCGTCTTCtaacttttgactggtacttCATGACTTGCTGGCTTCATCAGTGCGTTTATGAagaattgtgtttaaaaaaaaaaacaaacaaaaaccaggGAGACGGAGAACACTACTGCACGTGTACCTTCGTCTCTTCGGTGATCTGCTTCGTCTGCAAACGTAGAAAGAAAAGAATCGTTAGAAATCCGAATAGCTGCTTATAAACGTGAGAAACACTCCAGCAATACACTCgcctaatttatttaattactccCAAATAGTCTAGTACTCTAATAAATAAACCTTGTGCACACGCCACATTACACACTACTTACATTTATTAACTGTATACTTGATTTTTGTCTCGAATGTCAATAACTGACCTTCTGGGTGAGCGGCTTCGTCTGTAGCGAGGAGATGGAGATCTGCGAGGTCTATCTAAATCTCTGTAGCTCCGTCTGTGTGGCTCTGGTGCCTGCACTCGCTCCGGCTAAATCAATCAGAAGAGAGAAAGACGTGAACATTAATGTTTGGAAGATGATCGTAGACCTTGCTTTTCtattagttttatttctaattatttttaatgaatgacGCATCATACATCATATTTGTCATTCATTTTCAATTGAATTGTACATTCTTCTTTTAATATATGCAATTATCTAGggagttaaattttttttttaaataaacaaataaataaagctcaaaacaaacaaaaatgcataaaaaaaatagagaatcTTTTCAAAAATTTAAAACACCTTTACAATTTAGGagccatttgtttattttttatttatttttttattttttaagatttatatatCTATGATTTTGATcttttccaaatttttttttttgctgttttgcaggtgtttcaaatgtatttattgcatcataccttctcttcctcctcctcttcttcttcttcactagACTCCACTTCATCTAGGTCTTCTTCCAGGGCACTGATACGTGGATCGAGAAGCTCAGCCTCCTCCAGAACCTGCCTCTTCTACAAAAATGACTTCCATTAGCACAGATGCGTACCTTAATATTCATTCAAATTcccaaaaaaaatctcaacCAACCAACCTGGAGCCTTGGGAGAATGATGTCACATGCACGTTCGGCGTGAAGCAACTCGTCTATGAACTCATCCACGTGCATCAGCTCAAACTCTGAGAAAACACAGGTTCACCGGTTGtgtttacataataaaaaaatatatatattcctgtATCCTGGGATCTATAAATGTTTCCTGAGGATCACACCGGAGCTGGTGGACTAGGGTCTAATTCTGGACCGTGTTGTACCTCCGTTTCTGTTCTGGGTTTTAACCTTCCTGTAGTCATTGTACAGCGGTTCCAGGTATTTATAGCAGTCCACCGAGGTGCCAGTCAGACGCATATACATGGCTCCAAGCAGGCGGACATATCTGTAGAGACAGTAAAACAAAGTGACCAAAAGCAATGATGAGGTGCTTTCTACAAGAAAATGACATGAAATAATATTCTCATGAATGATGGATTTCAGCTCATGCATTCTGCTTCAAGACACATCACAGAATCCTGAACATGGGGCCGAGCGATTCACTAATAAAAGAAACTCACaaccaattcttttttttcccccattcgTTACAGTATCTCAAGTTTCTACAGTACAGTGTCTCAAATTTTacgaataagggagatgtgtgAACCTGCAGTAaatacaggggaataaagttgatcagtaagagtagtggaagccaggctgagagaaaaggtgaccatctgtgagcaacagtatggtttcatatcgaggaagagcaccacagatgttACCCTTTTATGTTGTATGGtgtagagacagtggcattgagtaaaagacaggaggtggagctggaggtagcagagctgaagatgttaaggttttcattgggagtgacgaggatggatagaataagaaacgagtttattagagggagagcgcatgtaggacgttttggagacaaggtgagggaggcgagattgagatggtttggacatgtgcagaggagggacatggggtatatcagtaggagaatgctgaggatggagacaccaggatggagaaaaagaggaagaccaaagaggaggtttatggatgtggtgagggaagacatgcaggtatgtgggttgaaagaggcagatgtagagttCAAGGTAGTGTGTagacggaggatccgctgtggcgacccctaacgggagccaactatatttagtatattttagtcagtgtgcagcttgtatagcagaatagatttactgtcctctgaaaataactcaacatatagCCAttagtgagtacaccctaagtaataacagctgtacatcatgtaaccatgcaaagccacatgtcctattcatcatgttcatgttttcatCTGCTTGACacgaccatacaaatttgtgtatcttgtattagagcagaaAAATttagtgctttgagtacaattttctcatactgaccaccggatgttcaacatggtacCTCATGGTAATGACTCTCtaaagatttgagaattagaattgttgctctccatgaagatgctgaggctataagaagatcagtaggaccctgaaactgagttacagtacagtggacagggtcatacagaggttttcctggacgggttccactcaggaCAGGCCGCGCAatggtccatcaaagaagttgggTCCTAGTGCTGTGTGTCATGTgtgtgagtgctgcagcattgctttagaggttgcagaggcagaaggtccgcttgtcagtgcgcAGAACATAaaaccacacactgcaacaggTCGGTTTGCATGGGCGTCATCCCAGGAAGAAGCCTTTTCTGAAGCTGGTCCActgcctgcaaacagtttgctgaagacgaccttTCCAAGAaaatgaattactggaaccatgtcctgtggtctgatgagactaagataaacttgtttggctcagatggtatCCAGCATTTGTACTGACTGGTGAGaagcaccaagaaaattgtgtcttgtgGGAAACATGGaattcaacatgtactgtgacattctgaagcagaacatgatgccctccctccagaaactgggccgaatggCAGTttacacacataaaacacaccGCCAAGGTGAGCTTCAGCATCCTGAGGAAGCTGAAGTTCAAGTAGTGGCCAgatatgtctccagacctgaaccctaccGAGCACATGTGATGCATCCTCATGCGTGATGTCATTAaggaggatcccagcaacaacctgtgcagctctggtgaattccatgcccaggaggattaaggcagtgctacataacaatggtgctcacacaaaatattgacactttggacacagttttgacatgttctcttagggtgtactcactttagtTGCCATCTGTTGTGACAATAATGACaatgttgagttatttatagaggacagtaaatctgtactgctacacaagctgcacactgactactctaaactatacccaagttttatttctatagtatcgtCCCTtgagaacaaataataaacggttgctgaaatgtgaggggtgcacttacttttgttagatactgtaactttttatttgttatttaataataactttTGATAATTAAATGAGAAAATCtctcaacaagcacactccaaaatctagtggaacatcttcccagaagagtggaggttattaacaGCAATTTGGGATAAAATGtagaatgaagaaaagaaaaaagaacatacTTATGGTCTTATAgacagatgtccacaaacttttgaacaAAAGTTGTCAACTTGACTatccagcattttttt
It encodes:
- the prpf38a gene encoding pre-mRNA-splicing factor 38A, coding for MANRTVKDANSIHGTNPQYLVEKIIRTRIYESKYWKEECFGLTAELVVDKAMELKFVGGVFGGNIKPTPFLCLTLKMLQIQPEKDIIVEFIKNEDFKYVRLLGAMYMRLTGTSVDCYKYLEPLYNDYRKVKTQNRNGEFELMHVDEFIDELLHAERACDIILPRLQKRQVLEEAELLDPRISALEEDLDEVESSEEEEEEEEEKPERVQAPEPHRRSYRDLDRPRRSPSPRYRRSRSPRRRSRSPKRRSPSPRRERERERERDRDRHRSKSPRRHRSRSRERRHRSKSPGHHRSHRHRSHSKSPESRSKKSHKSKRK